One genomic segment of Vulcanisaeta thermophila includes these proteins:
- a CDS encoding DUF973 family protein: protein MGLDAVYRGIEYIRWSLVVAVTDIAALTILLLLATLISPFAAYILSLLIYYVVPISSVIPYALLAVLWVMGFRGLWSLGSRYFMGFLGSVLLVISYFINVAYVAYVLIMVLMGKLPMPSFLVYRDLVLYQSRLILVLSLYLPLPTLISVLMGLVGSSLSLITLYRLGSDYSAKPLKVGSLLSILGALLIIDVPLIGGLILTIGLVLSIMGLGIAMNNLERSTT, encoded by the coding sequence GTGGGCCTGGACGCGGTTTATAGGGGTATTGAGTACATTAGGTGGTCCCTGGTGGTGGCGGTTACCGACATAGCCGCGCTAACCATACTCCTACTACTTGCCACCTTAATATCGCCCTTCGCGGCGTACATACTCTCATTGCTTATTTACTACGTGGTCCCCATATCCTCTGTCATACCATACGCATTACTGGCCGTGCTATGGGTAATGGGGTTTAGGGGGCTTTGGTCCCTGGGAAGTAGGTACTTCATGGGTTTCCTGGGGAGCGTTTTACTTGTTATTTCCTACTTCATCAATGTGGCCTACGTGGCCTATGTACTAATCATGGTACTGATGGGTAAGTTGCCCATGCCCAGCTTCCTGGTGTACAGGGACTTGGTGCTTTACCAGTCGAGGCTAATCCTCGTACTATCCCTTTACCTGCCCCTACCCACCCTCATCTCAGTGTTAATGGGTCTAGTGGGCTCCTCGCTCTCCCTCATAACCCTCTATAGATTGGGTAGTGACTACAGTGCTAAACCCCTTAAGGTTGGTTCCTTACTATCGATCCTGGGTGCCCTCCTAATCATTGATGTTCCTCTGATTGGCGGCCTTATACTAACCATTGGCTTGGTTCTCTCAATAATGGGGCTTGGTATTGCCATGAATAACCTGGAGCGCTCCACAACTTAG
- a CDS encoding DUF4129 domain-containing protein, giving the protein MRRDAIIILIIGLVLTWLLASSINIIKVQPRPGEAQGGSIRVPTIPLPNLLPTPPLVNTSIYIPTNFSMPIFNGFVTIPLVPVPVVMFNMPINLSIGVPRIGQGGRGYVGGGLGGGSGAGASRGTGSAGNYVTTTPTPMPLPSTLLTILLIALLGLSVILGVISARSIKASLSTTRGVSRVGQTINANAAKPALKPRENASRGTVINYDMGVSLMPHEVISPLRGWGGSSLIMFPVPTDLPLIWSVGDMPIKVVDGVTISVSPGAHVDSGLIRWLGPGCYEVRVSYGPHVERWFVRVVDYGDDVIRLMRINNPLGNASMTIREELLRWARDNNVDGDLVMRLIRVFEDARYGLKPVGKGEYEEYLRALGRVFPNARVITCAQ; this is encoded by the coding sequence GTGAGGAGGGATGCCATTATTATATTAATAATAGGTTTAGTATTAACATGGTTATTGGCATCATCAATAAACATAATCAAGGTACAACCAAGGCCTGGCGAGGCGCAGGGCGGATCCATAAGGGTACCCACAATACCGCTGCCCAACCTATTACCCACGCCCCCATTAGTCAACACCAGTATTTACATACCAACAAATTTCTCAATGCCCATCTTCAACGGCTTCGTAACAATACCCCTGGTGCCCGTACCTGTGGTTATGTTTAACATGCCCATAAACCTATCCATTGGGGTTCCTAGGATTGGGCAGGGTGGCCGTGGGTACGTGGGCGGGGGCTTGGGCGGTGGTAGTGGTGCTGGTGCGTCCAGGGGCACGGGCTCTGCCGGTAATTACGTAACCACAACGCCCACGCCCATGCCACTACCAAGCACATTACTGACCATTTTACTAATCGCCCTCCTGGGGTTATCCGTAATCCTGGGCGTCATCTCCGCACGGAGCATCAAGGCTTCGTTGAGCACCACAAGGGGTGTATCGAGGGTTGGTCAAACAATAAACGCCAATGCCGCGAAGCCCGCCCTTAAGCCCAGGGAGAATGCCTCGAGAGGTACCGTTATTAATTATGACATGGGGGTCTCGCTAATGCCTCATGAGGTGATTTCCCCATTGAGGGGTTGGGGCGGTAGTTCATTGATCATGTTCCCAGTACCCACTGACCTACCCCTAATATGGAGTGTGGGTGACATGCCCATTAAGGTTGTTGATGGGGTAACCATAAGCGTGAGCCCAGGCGCCCATGTGGATTCGGGCTTGATTAGGTGGTTGGGGCCTGGTTGTTATGAGGTTAGGGTTAGTTATGGGCCCCATGTGGAGCGTTGGTTTGTTAGGGTTGTTGATTATGGTGATGATGTGATTAGGCTTATGAGGATTAACAACCCACTGGGTAATGCCTCAATGACCATCAGGGAGGAACTGCTCAGATGGGCCCGTGATAATAACGTGGATGGGGATTTAGTCATGAGGTTGATTAGGGTGTTTGAGGATGCTAGGTATGGTTTGAAGCCCGTGGGTAAGGGTGAGTATGAGGAGTACCTGAGGGCCTTGGGTAGGGTTTTCCCCAATGCCAGGGTGATTACCTGTGCCCAGTAA
- a CDS encoding AAA family ATPase has translation MSGEKLSIDYVTNKVREIINEVLRYYVGSEDTIKIIIASILIGGHVLLEDVPGVGKTFLARLLSRILGLEFRRIQFTPDLLPSDILGTKVWRVDKGSFELVLGPIFANFILADEINRAPPKTQSALLEAMQEGQVTIEGETIRLPQPFIVIATQNPIELEGTYPLPEAQLDRFAIRLRLGYPNDEVELLRRRISWRTNDPSSMARRVTNGDELLRIRSFIENSVIVSDDVMKYIVSFRVIRDDPRVMAGPSPRGLLTLMSMARALAVINGRDYVIPDDVKGVALPVLGHRIVLKPEVALEGVKGEDLVMEYLEKLPVPK, from the coding sequence ATGAGTGGGGAGAAGCTAAGCATTGATTATGTGACGAATAAGGTGAGGGAAATTATAAATGAGGTGCTTAGGTACTACGTGGGTAGTGAGGATACCATAAAGATCATAATTGCCTCAATACTAATCGGTGGCCACGTCCTTTTAGAGGACGTCCCCGGTGTTGGTAAGACCTTCCTAGCCAGGTTACTAAGTAGGATCTTGGGCCTTGAATTCCGCAGGATTCAATTCACCCCAGACCTACTCCCCAGTGATATCCTGGGCACCAAGGTTTGGAGGGTTGATAAGGGCTCCTTTGAGCTTGTCCTGGGCCCCATATTTGCGAACTTCATACTTGCTGATGAGATTAATAGGGCTCCTCCTAAGACTCAGTCTGCTTTGCTTGAGGCTATGCAGGAGGGTCAGGTAACCATTGAGGGTGAAACCATAAGGCTTCCCCAGCCCTTCATAGTAATAGCCACGCAAAACCCCATAGAATTGGAGGGAACATACCCACTACCAGAAGCACAACTGGACAGGTTCGCAATAAGGCTGAGGCTTGGGTACCCCAATGATGAGGTGGAGTTGCTTAGGAGGAGGATTTCCTGGAGGACCAATGACCCCTCCAGTATGGCTAGGCGGGTAACTAATGGTGATGAACTACTCAGGATTAGGTCCTTCATAGAGAATTCCGTGATTGTCTCGGACGATGTTATGAAGTACATAGTGAGTTTCAGGGTTATTAGGGATGACCCCAGGGTGATGGCTGGCCCAAGCCCCCGTGGCCTCTTGACGCTTATGAGTATGGCCAGGGCGTTGGCTGTGATCAATGGCAGGGACTACGTAATACCCGATGATGTTAAGGGGGTGGCCCTGCCCGTTCTTGGGCATAGGATTGTCCTAAAGCCTGAGGTGGCCCTTGAGGGTGTTAAGGGCGAGGACTTGGTTATGGAGTACCTGGAGAAACTGCCCGTCCCCAAGTGA
- a CDS encoding DUF58 domain-containing protein has product MVKELLRATSLLVVLPLFSAVALVLTTHRELVLAVVFPMIMASIVMLTGTNPRITTDLTIDRGVMYIGEELRVRVRLRVIGGFGIIMVRGPPAPNTNEADAFELSSGRNVIVVFKGPGTLEREFEYGLRALVRGRYDLGRVEYTYYHAFGFSNPVRGTVTLKREVQVLPRVKIINRIVGIMKMRQGAPRYSPARLGPHSTEFRAIRDYVIGDPYRFINWKATARSPDYKLKVNEYEREGTRTILFILDAGWWMRYGTLEDNPLEYGISLILSLARAYLRYGFNVGLWVPQARIYVMPSSGSTQYYRVLSRLMSVRALAMPTSTQSRRLKNVQWGGYAVDPLLSQVVLREGPSVIYVTNITREGLGQVLGFLRTTRSRALIVDVIPSTIVLRGTVNTTGCLGNSLMFERRKLYSLFPGYVKIVPWDPLCEPMGLVITRIMSYTGRLL; this is encoded by the coding sequence ATGGTTAAGGAGCTGCTGAGGGCTACGTCACTCCTCGTAGTACTACCCCTATTCTCCGCCGTGGCCCTGGTCTTAACCACGCATAGGGAGTTGGTCCTGGCGGTGGTCTTCCCCATGATCATGGCCTCAATAGTGATGCTAACGGGCACGAACCCCAGGATAACCACGGACCTAACCATAGACAGGGGTGTGATGTATATTGGTGAGGAGTTGAGGGTCAGGGTAAGGCTCAGGGTGATTGGCGGCTTCGGAATCATCATGGTGAGGGGGCCGCCTGCGCCCAATACCAACGAGGCCGATGCCTTTGAGTTGTCCAGTGGTAGGAATGTCATTGTGGTGTTTAAGGGCCCGGGAACCCTCGAGAGGGAGTTTGAGTATGGGCTCAGGGCACTGGTTAGGGGTAGGTATGACCTGGGGCGTGTGGAGTACACCTACTACCACGCATTTGGTTTCTCAAACCCCGTGAGGGGCACCGTGACCCTTAAACGCGAGGTTCAGGTGCTGCCAAGGGTTAAGATAATCAATAGGATTGTGGGCATTATGAAGATGAGGCAGGGCGCGCCCAGGTATTCCCCGGCACGGCTTGGCCCCCACTCCACGGAGTTTAGGGCCATTAGGGATTACGTGATTGGTGATCCGTACAGGTTCATTAATTGGAAGGCCACGGCTAGGAGTCCTGATTATAAATTGAAGGTTAATGAATACGAGAGGGAGGGCACAAGAACGATCCTCTTCATACTGGATGCGGGTTGGTGGATGAGGTACGGCACCCTGGAGGATAACCCCTTGGAGTACGGCATATCACTAATACTATCATTAGCAAGGGCGTACCTCAGGTATGGATTTAACGTGGGGCTTTGGGTTCCGCAAGCCAGGATTTACGTAATGCCCTCATCAGGATCCACACAGTACTACAGGGTATTGAGTAGGCTAATGAGCGTCAGGGCATTGGCCATGCCCACCTCAACGCAATCACGGAGGCTGAAGAATGTTCAGTGGGGTGGTTACGCCGTTGATCCTCTACTATCCCAGGTGGTGCTTAGGGAGGGACCCTCGGTGATTTATGTCACGAACATAACCAGGGAGGGGCTGGGGCAGGTCCTGGGCTTCCTAAGAACCACCAGGTCGAGGGCGCTGATTGTGGATGTCATACCGAGCACCATCGTGTTGAGGGGTACGGTGAACACCACGGGTTGCCTGGGGAACAGCCTCATGTTTGAGAGGAGGAAGTTATACTCATTATTCCCTGGTTATGTCAAGATAGTACCGTGGGACCCACTGTGCGAGCCCATGGGCCTAGTTATAACCAGGATCATGAGTTACACGGGGCGTTTACTATGA
- a CDS encoding carotenoid biosynthesis protein, with protein sequence MAKLPRLIIPWVLAYLYIPCLIIGNAVRLSGVVGFVIGFIASPIYFVMIYLIHSIIRFGFRRALVFLAVASLTSMAFELLGVNYGIPFGKYYYTQGLGPQVYGVPILIPLLWASLGYFTLIAYGDYVLSAVGMVILDVTFDPLLSGPIGLWHWVTKGQFFGVPLTNFLGWFIVSITFYLLYSRLAGLRGIEPSITALVFYDAYCVDWMISDVLYGLMPVALTSLALTAALNTVVALRMRGRARLSKGLRG encoded by the coding sequence GTGGCCAAGCTCCCCAGGTTAATCATACCCTGGGTACTGGCTTACCTGTACATACCCTGCCTAATCATTGGTAATGCAGTGAGGCTCAGTGGTGTTGTGGGTTTTGTGATTGGCTTCATAGCATCACCCATCTACTTCGTAATGATATACCTCATACACTCAATAATAAGGTTTGGCTTCAGGAGGGCGTTGGTGTTCCTAGCCGTGGCATCCCTAACGTCCATGGCCTTTGAGTTACTCGGCGTTAATTACGGCATACCCTTCGGGAAATACTACTACACCCAGGGGCTTGGGCCCCAGGTCTATGGGGTACCCATATTAATACCACTGCTCTGGGCTTCCCTCGGGTACTTCACGTTAATAGCCTATGGAGACTACGTACTGTCGGCTGTGGGTATGGTAATCCTAGACGTAACCTTCGACCCACTACTCTCGGGCCCCATTGGTCTATGGCACTGGGTAACCAAGGGTCAATTCTTTGGCGTACCACTAACCAACTTCCTGGGATGGTTCATAGTCTCAATAACATTCTACCTATTATACTCACGCCTAGCTGGATTAAGGGGTATTGAACCATCGATAACAGCCCTGGTATTTTACGATGCATACTGCGTGGATTGGATGATTAGTGATGTCCTCTATGGGTTGATGCCCGTGGCCCTAACGTCCCTTGCATTAACCGCCGCATTGAACACAGTGGTCGCCCTGAGGATGCGGGGTAGGGCGCGGCTTAGTAAGGGGCTTAGGGGATGA